GCTAATTCTCTTAGATTATTAAACCTTCCTGATAAATTAAAAGATGATGTTTCACGTGGAACATTAACTATGGGACATGCTAGAGCATTGTTATCTATAGAAGATATAGATTTGCAGAAAAAAGTAGCAAAAGAGATTATAGATAAGCAATTAACTGTTAGGGAAACAGAGAAGTTGATCCAAAAATTAAAGACTTCTAATAATAGTAAAAATAAGAAAGTTACTAAAAAGAAAGATCCTAATGTAACTATGGTAGAAGATAAACTAAGAGATATTCTAGGTACTCAGGTAGCAATAAATGCAGGTAAAAATAAAGGAAAGATAGTAATAGAGTATTATTCAAATGAGGATTTATCTAGAATTATTGATTTATTAGATAATTAGGAGCATTGTATAATTAAATGCACAGGTAGATCAAAAAATAAAAAGTGACACATAGAAATACCTCATATATAATGTTAAATAACCACAAATAACATAAAGTGAGGTATTAAAATATGTGTCAAAATAATTATAACAGAAAAAGTAAAAAAGGAAAACACCTAACTTTGGAAGATAGGAAAATAATAGAGCATTTATATAATATTCAAGGTAAGAAAGATAAGGAGATNGCAAAAGAGTTAGGAAAACATAGAACAACAATAAGTAGAGAGCTTAAGAAAGGTGAATTAAAATTATTAAATTCTGATTATACGACAAGAATAGAATATGATGCTGAAATAGCGCAAAAAGTCTATGATAAAAATGCTACAGCTAAAGGAACTAAGATAAAAATAGCTAAGGAACATGAGTTAGCAAGATTTATAGAAAGAAAAATAAAACAAGATAAATGGTCTCCAGAAGTAATTGCTAATCAAATACAGGAAGATGAAAGATTTGAAATTAAGCTACATTGGAAAACAATATACAATTATATAGACAAAGGTATCTTGATGGTAAATAGAGATGAGTTAGTCTATGGTAATTATAAAAAATCTAAAGGTACTAAAAGACAAGAAAAGGAATCAACTAAGAGGAGAAAAGATGGCAGAAGGATATCAGATAGACCTGAGGAAGCTAATAAAAGAACAGAGTTAGGTCATTGGGAAATGGACTTAGTAGAAGGTAAAAAAGGAAAAGGAGAGCCATTCTTACTAGTTTTAACAGAAAGATATAGTCGAAAAGAGATAATAGAAAAAATATCTAATAAGACTCAAGAAGCAGTTATAAATGGATTAGATCGAATTGAAAGAAGAATAGGTGTAAGAAGGTTTAGAGAGTTATTTAAGACGATAACAACAGACAACGGGCGGGAATTTTATGATTATGAAGGAATAGAGACTTCATTTACAGGAAGTAATATACCAAGAACTAATCATTACTATGCTGATGCCTATTGTTCTTGGCAAAGAGGTAGTAATGAAAATTTAAATAAGATGATTAGAAGGTTTTTGCCAAAAGGAAGCAGTTTTAAAGATATTAGTACGAGTGAGGTTAAAAATATTCAACAATGGATGAATAACTACCCAAGAAAGATGTTTGATTTTAAAACTTCGAATGAAGTTTTTGAAAATAAATTAAAAGTAGCTTAAAAGTTTATATTATATGGGGTATAAGTGTTTCACAAAAAAACGTGCATTTTATATTGCAATTCTCATTATTAGATAATTAATGTAAGTAATTTGAAGTATTATATATAATGATATATAATATAAGTGAAAAGTTAATATTAATAATGTTTCACATAGAACATCCTAATAAATTGGGGTAACCTGGTTTAGAGGGATAGAGTGAAATGTGTTAGTAGAAGTTCTCTAAATGAAAGGTTTTTCCAATCATAGGGAGGGTGTCTAAGAATTTAGTATATTTAGACTTATCTCTGTGGTAAGTCTTTTTTTATTTGTAAATGTGAAAAAAATCTCAAAAGGAGTGGTAAAGGTGTCAAAAGATTTTATTGATGATAGAAAGTTGCAGGATCTTTTAGTGCAGGCAAAGCCGACAGAAGAGAAGATAGAAAGAATTATTAATAAATCATTAAATAAAGAAAGATTATCTTTAGAAGAGACTGCTATTCTTTTGCAGGCTGATAGACCTGAGTGGATTGATAGAATATTTAAGGGTGCTCAAGAATTAAAGAATAAGGTTTATGGCGATAGGATTGTATTATTTGCTCCATTGTATGTAGGAAATAAATGTATCAATAACTGTGAATACTGTGGTTTTAAGGCTTCTAATACTGAAGTTGATCGCTGTACTTTGAGTATTAAGGAATTACAAGATGAAGTCAAGGCTATGGAGAAGAAAGGGCAAAAACGTTCTATATTAGTTTATGGTGAAAGTCCAGATTATGATGCAGACTTTATTGCTAAAACTGTTGAGGCTGTTTATGATACTAGGGAAGATAAAGGTGAGATTAGACGAGTTAATATTAATGCTGCTCCTTTAGACGTAGAAGGATATAAGAAATTAAAAGAGGTTGGTATTGGTACCTATCAGATTTTTCAAGAAACTTATCATCATAAGACTTATGATAAGGTTCATCATTCTGGACCTAAAAAAGACTTTGAATGGAGAGTAACAGGACTGGATAGAGCAATGGAAGCTGGAATTGATGATGTAGGGATTGGAGTATTATTTGGACTATATGAATGGAAGTATGAAGTGATGGGATTATTAGAGCATACTATTCACCTTGAAGAGAAGTACAATGTTGGTCCTCATACAATCTCTTTTCCTAGATTAAAAGAAGCTAGTAATGTAAGTATAGATGATAAGTACATTGTTAATGATGAAGAATTAAAACGAATTATTGCTATTTTAAGGCTTGCTGTTCCTTATACTGGTTTAATTTTAACAGCACGAGAGGATGCTGAGTTAAGAAGAGAAGCTATTAAATTAGGGGTTTCACAGATTGATGCAGGAACAAAGATAGAGATAAATGGTTATTCTGATGATGAAGAGGAACAAGATATAAATCGTGAACAATTTATGATAGGAGATAGTCGTTCTTTAGATGATGTGATTTATGAATTGATTAATGATGGTTATCTTCCTTCCTTCTGTACAGCTTGTTATCGTTTAGGTCGTACTGGAGAGCATTTCATGGAATTTGCTATTCCTGGTTTTATAAAAAGATATTGTGGACCTAATGCCTTATTAACTTTTAAAGAGTATTTGGAAGATTATGCTTCTGAAAAGACTAAAGTAGTTGGAGAGAAACTAATACAAGAAAAATTAGCTGAAATAGAAGATGATAAAACTAGGGATAATGTTAAAGCTAAGTTAGAGGAGATTGAAGATGAAAAAAGAGATTTGTACTTTTAGAGAAGAGGTAAGGGAAATTATTGATCAAGGGTATGCTAAGGTCTGGCTTAATAAGAAAGCAAGTAAAAGGATTGATTATATTTTTAAGCTAGGACAAGAACAATTTATTGAATCAGAAGTAATAGCAGAAAATGAATCTTTTATACTATTAGGGCAGAATATAGGTGCTAATTTGAAAAAAAAGTTAGAAATACTTTTTAATAATTATTTAAATTAGTATAAAAACCATATTAGAAAGAGGTTATAATATGAATTTGGATGAGATTTTGAAGCAAGATAAATTGACTAGAGATGACTTGGTTTATTTAATGAATTTAAAAGAAGAGGATGATTTAGAAAAACTATATAATAAAGCTTATCAGCTTAAAGCAGAACACATAGGACAGAAGGTATTTTATCGTGGTTTAATAGAGTTTAGTAATCTATGTGTGAAAAATTGCAATTATTGTGGTATTAGAAAGGATAATAATAAAGTAGATAGATTTACTATGACAGAGGAAGAAATTTTAGATAGAGCTAAATGGGCTTATGAGAACAAATATGGATCTCTTGTTTTACAAGCAGGTGAAAGAAGTGATAAAGAATTTGTAGATTTTGTAGATAATCTAATTAAGAAAATTAAAGAACTGAGTAATAATGAATTAGGAATCACCTTATCTTTAGGTGAGCAAAGTAAAGAGACTTATCAACGTTGGTATGATTCAGGTGCTCATCGTTATTTGTTGAGGATAGAAAGTTCTAATGAAAAGTTATATAATTCTCTTCATCCTAATGACCATGATTTCAAAGGGAGATTAGAATGTTTAGCAGAGATGAAAGAGATAGGATATCAGGTAGGTACTGGGGTAATGATTGGATTTCCAGGACAAAGTATTGAAGATTTAGTAGATGATTTAATCTTTTTTAAAGAAAATGACATTGATATGGTAGGTATGGGACCTTATGTACTTCATGAAGATACACCAACTGCGAAAAAAGTAGAAAATAATGAGTTACTAAAGACTCGTAATTTAAACTGGGGATTAAAAATGGTAGCGGTTTTGAGACTTTTAATGAAGGATATTAATATAGCAGCAACAACTGCATTACAGGCTTTAAACCCAGTAGGACGTGAAATGGCATTAAAGGCAGGAGCTAATATTCTAATGCCAATCATAACTCATCGGAAGTATCGAACTGAGTATCAACTTTATGAGAACAAGCCATGTATTGATGAAGAAGCTTCTGATTGTAAGAACTGTTTAGCTGCTAGAGTTGCTACAGTAGGTGATGAGATAGTTTATGGAGAATGGGGAGATTCACCACACTATTTTAAGAGAACTGCTAAAAAATAAATTCAAGGATATGGAGGTGAATAATTATGCAAAATACACCACAGGCTAATAGATTACACATTGCTCTTTTAGGAAGGAGAAATGCTGGTAAATCTAGTTTGGTAAATGCACTGACCAATCAAGATTTAGCTGTTGTATCAGATGTAGCAGGAACAACAACTGATCCAGTATATAAATCTATGGAGATATTACCAATTGGACCAGTAACAATTATAGATACAGCAGGGATTGATGATGTAGGTAAATTAGGAAAATTAAGAATCAAGAAGACAAAAGAGGCTTTAAGTAGAACAGATTTAGCTTTATTAGTAATTGATCCTGAAGTAGGAGTAGATGAATACGAGAAAAAACTTTTATCTGAGCTAGAAGAGAGGGAGATACCTGTTGTAGGTGTAGTTAATAAAGAGGATAAATTTGAGAATATTAATCTAAAATCTCTAATGAAAGAAGTAGGGGTTAAATTATTAACAGTCAGTGCTAAAACAGAGACAGGAATCGAAAAATTAAAAAAAGAGATAATCTTAAAAGCACCAGAAAAATTTGAAGAACCCCATATTATAGGAGATCTAATTAAACCTCAAGATATAGTGGTATTAGTAATCCCTATAGATTTAGCTGCTCCTAAAGGGAGACTAATATTGCCTCAGGTACAGACTTTAAGAGATATCTTAGATAATGATGCACAGGCAGTGGTAGTAAAGGAAAGAGAACTTAAAGGAGCTTTAGATAGCCTTAAAAAGAAACCTAAAATTGTAGTTACCGATTCTCAAGCTTTTATGAAGGTTGCTGCTGATGTGCCAGAGAATATTATGTTAACTGGATTTTCAATTCTTTTTGCTCGTTATAAAGGTGACTTAGAAATTTTCACTAGAGGAGCTAAAGGAATTTCAAAACTTAAAGCAGGTGATAAGGTATTGATTTGTGAAAGCTGTACCCATCACCGTACAGCGGATGATATTGGAACAGTTAAGATTCCACGCTGGTTAAGACAAGAAGTAGGTGGAGAGTTAGAATTTGACCATGTATCTGGAAGAGAGTTCCCTGATAACCTTGAAGATTATGATTTAGTTGTTCAATGTGGTGGCTGTATGACTAATCGTAAAGAGATATTATATAGGTTAAAAAAAGCTGATAGTTTAGGAGTTCCGATAGTTAACTATGGTATGTTGATTGCTTATGTTCATGGTATTTTGGATAGAGCATTAGAAGCATTTCCATTGGCTCAAATGATTTGGGAGGAAGAGTGATGAGGCAAGAAGAGGATTTATTAGGGGCTAGAGAATTAGATGATACCGCATATTATGGGATTAATACATTAAGGGCTGTAGAGAACTTTAATTTAACAGGGCGTAGAGTTAATATCGAATTAATTAAAGCTATAGCCCAAATTAAACAAGCGGCCATAATTACTAATTATGGAATAAATAATATTAGTGAAGATAAGAAAGAAGTCATTTTAAAAGTTTGTCAAGAAATATTGACTGGTAAATTTGATGAACAATTTATTTTAGATGCCTTGCAAGGTGGAGCAGGCACCTCGACTAATATGATGGTTAATGAAGTAATTGCCAATAGAGCTATTGAGCTTTTGGGTGGACAGAAGGGTGATTATAGTGTAATTCATCCAAATGAAGATATTAATATGAGCCAGTCTACCAATGATATTTATCCAACTGCAGTTAGAATTGCTGCATTAAAATTATTAGTTCCTTTAAGTGAAGAGGTAGCTAAGTTACAAGAGGAATTACAAGTTAAAGAGAGAGAATTTGCTAACTATCTTAAATTAGGTCGTACTCAGTTACAGGATGCTGTTCCAATTACTTTAGGTCAAGAGTTTTCTGCATATGCAGAAACAATAAGTCGAGATAGATGGAGGTTATTTAAGGTAGCTGAACGTTTAAAGCAGGTCAACTTAGGTGGAACTGCAGTAGGAACTGGTTTAAATGCTCCTCGCAAATATATCTTCAAAGTTGTAAAAGAGTTAAGAAATATAACTGGTCTTAATTTGGCTCATGCTGAGAATATGATAGATAATACCCAGAACCTAGATGTATTTGTAGAGGTTTCAGGATTATTAAAAGCTTTAGCAGTTAATTTAAATAAGATTGCCAATGATCTAAGATTATTAAGTTCAGGTCCTAGAGGTGGAATTGCTGAAATTAAATTACCAAAGGTACAGGTGGGTTCTTCAATTATGCCAGGTAAGGTTAATCCAGTTATTCCAGAAGCAATAAATCAACTTGCATTTTTAGTAATTAGTAATGACCAAGCGATTACTCTAGCTGCTCAGTCAGGTCAATTAGAGTTGAATGTAATGATACCTTTATTAGCTGATAAATTACTAGAGAGTTTAACAGTTTTGAAAAGAGGAGTTAAAATCTTTAGAGAAAGATGTATCGAAGGTATTGAAGCTAATAAAGAGAGATGTGAAGAATTGTTAGAGGATAGTTTAGGATTATTAACAGCATTAAATCCTTATTTAGGATATGAATTGACTACAGAAATTGCTAAAGATGTTTTAAATAAAGGTAAGAAAGTTAGAGAATCTATTTTGGATAGGGGTATTTTTAGTGAAGAAGAATTAAATCAGATTTTAAGTCCAAGCCAGATGACTCATCCAGGTATAGCAGCCGAAAAATTATATAATACTTTAAAGGCAAGAAAGTAGAAAAAGAAAGGGAGAACTCCTTTCTTTTTTTATGTTTTACAAATAGATAATTAAATGTTATATAAAGGGCAAGTTCATCAGGGGGAAGTAATAGAAGGATTATTGCTTTGTGATTAATTTTAGCAAATCTAATAATTTTAGAGGAATTAAAAGAAGGATGAATAATATAGATATACAAGAAAAGATATAAAAGAGGAGATAAAAGATGAAAGGAACTATAGTTAATACTTTAGCAATTATTATTGGTGGTAGTTTAGGGGGCTTACTTGGAAATAGGTTGGGTGATCGATTCAAAGAGATAGTTATGCAGGGGTTAAGTTTAGCGGTGTTATTAATAGGTATACAAATGGCCTTAAGTACCCAAAATCCAACTTATATTATCTTTAGTTTATTAATTGGTGGGTTAATTGGAGAGTTAATTAATATAGAAGCTAAATTAGAGAAGATAGGAAAATGGTTTGAAAGAAAATTAGGCAATAGAGGTAGAGTGGCTGAGGGCTTTGTTCAGTGTAGTTTAATTTATTGTGTTGGTGCAATGGCCATAATGGGGGCAATTCAAGATGGTTTACAACAAGATCCTTCTACATTATATGCCAAAGCTTTATTAGATGGTTTTTCTGGGATAGCTTTTGCATCTACATTAGGAGTAGGTGTAATACTATCAGCAATTCCTGTGTTCTTTTATCAAGGAACTATTACTTTATTAGCTGGTCAGGCTAAGATGTTCTTAACTGAGCCAATTATTGCAGAAATGACAGCAACAGGTGGCCTCTTAATTTTAGCTATTGCTTTGAATCTGTTGAATATAACTAAAATTAAAGTAGGAAATTTATTACCAGCTATTTTTATATCTATTTTATTAGTTTATTTATTTTAGATTTGAGAATAATTATATGTGATTTAATAATTTCTTTCAAATTTTTATAAAAAAAAGGATAAATAGTTTTGATGTAGAATAGTTATATCAAGGAAAATATATCTTATTTTAAATTAAATGGAGGGACACTATTATGTCATATCAAAAGCAAAAAAGAAAAATAACATTAAAGATTGTTCCTCATACTGATGGAGAAATTAGGAGTTTAAGATTATCAAAGGGATTTATTAAATTTTTATTTTTATCAGTTTTATTATGTGCATTTACTTTGGTGGGGTCTTTATATTACTATTATAATCAATATAATCTAGCTGAAGGTGAAATTAATAATTTACTAGCTTATAAGGATCGAAATAATAAATTAAAGAATAAGAATAAGTTTTTAGAAAAGAAGGTATCCCAAATTACTAGTGAGATAGAACAGATAAAAGCAGAATTTGGAGATATTATAACTGAAAATCAAGAAATTAAAAAGATGATAAACTTTAATGGGAAAATGAGTAGTAATGATGAATTAGATATTGATGAAACTAATAGCATAGGTTACT
This DNA window, taken from Orenia marismortui DSM 5156, encodes the following:
- a CDS encoding IS30 family transposase — encoded protein: MCQNNYNRKSKKGKHLTLEDRKIIEHLYNIQGKKDKEXAKELGKHRTTISRELKKGELKLLNSDYTTRIEYDAEIAQKVYDKNATAKGTKIKIAKEHELARFIERKIKQDKWSPEVIANQIQEDERFEIKLHWKTIYNYIDKGILMVNRDELVYGNYKKSKGTKRQEKESTKRRKDGRRISDRPEEANKRTELGHWEMDLVEGKKGKGEPFLLVLTERYSRKEIIEKISNKTQEAVINGLDRIERRIGVRRFRELFKTITTDNGREFYDYEGIETSFTGSNIPRTNHYYADAYCSWQRGSNENLNKMIRRFLPKGSSFKDISTSEVKNIQQWMNNYPRKMFDFKTSNEVFENKLKVA
- the hydG gene encoding [FeFe] hydrogenase H-cluster radical SAM maturase HydG produces the protein MSKDFIDDRKLQDLLVQAKPTEEKIERIINKSLNKERLSLEETAILLQADRPEWIDRIFKGAQELKNKVYGDRIVLFAPLYVGNKCINNCEYCGFKASNTEVDRCTLSIKELQDEVKAMEKKGQKRSILVYGESPDYDADFIAKTVEAVYDTREDKGEIRRVNINAAPLDVEGYKKLKEVGIGTYQIFQETYHHKTYDKVHHSGPKKDFEWRVTGLDRAMEAGIDDVGIGVLFGLYEWKYEVMGLLEHTIHLEEKYNVGPHTISFPRLKEASNVSIDDKYIVNDEELKRIIAILRLAVPYTGLILTAREDAELRREAIKLGVSQIDAGTKIEINGYSDDEEEQDINREQFMIGDSRSLDDVIYELINDGYLPSFCTACYRLGRTGEHFMEFAIPGFIKRYCGPNALLTFKEYLEDYASEKTKVVGEKLIQEKLAEIEDDKTRDNVKAKLEEIEDEKRDLYF
- the hydE gene encoding [FeFe] hydrogenase H-cluster radical SAM maturase HydE; translation: MNLDEILKQDKLTRDDLVYLMNLKEEDDLEKLYNKAYQLKAEHIGQKVFYRGLIEFSNLCVKNCNYCGIRKDNNKVDRFTMTEEEILDRAKWAYENKYGSLVLQAGERSDKEFVDFVDNLIKKIKELSNNELGITLSLGEQSKETYQRWYDSGAHRYLLRIESSNEKLYNSLHPNDHDFKGRLECLAEMKEIGYQVGTGVMIGFPGQSIEDLVDDLIFFKENDIDMVGMGPYVLHEDTPTAKKVENNELLKTRNLNWGLKMVAVLRLLMKDINIAATTALQALNPVGREMALKAGANILMPIITHRKYRTEYQLYENKPCIDEEASDCKNCLAARVATVGDEIVYGEWGDSPHYFKRTAKK
- the hydF gene encoding [FeFe] hydrogenase H-cluster maturation GTPase HydF translates to MQNTPQANRLHIALLGRRNAGKSSLVNALTNQDLAVVSDVAGTTTDPVYKSMEILPIGPVTIIDTAGIDDVGKLGKLRIKKTKEALSRTDLALLVIDPEVGVDEYEKKLLSELEEREIPVVGVVNKEDKFENINLKSLMKEVGVKLLTVSAKTETGIEKLKKEIILKAPEKFEEPHIIGDLIKPQDIVVLVIPIDLAAPKGRLILPQVQTLRDILDNDAQAVVVKERELKGALDSLKKKPKIVVTDSQAFMKVAADVPENIMLTGFSILFARYKGDLEIFTRGAKGISKLKAGDKVLICESCTHHRTADDIGTVKIPRWLRQEVGGELEFDHVSGREFPDNLEDYDLVVQCGGCMTNRKEILYRLKKADSLGVPIVNYGMLIAYVHGILDRALEAFPLAQMIWEEE
- a CDS encoding aspartate ammonia-lyase, encoding MRQEEDLLGARELDDTAYYGINTLRAVENFNLTGRRVNIELIKAIAQIKQAAIITNYGINNISEDKKEVILKVCQEILTGKFDEQFILDALQGGAGTSTNMMVNEVIANRAIELLGGQKGDYSVIHPNEDINMSQSTNDIYPTAVRIAALKLLVPLSEEVAKLQEELQVKEREFANYLKLGRTQLQDAVPITLGQEFSAYAETISRDRWRLFKVAERLKQVNLGGTAVGTGLNAPRKYIFKVVKELRNITGLNLAHAENMIDNTQNLDVFVEVSGLLKALAVNLNKIANDLRLLSSGPRGGIAEIKLPKVQVGSSIMPGKVNPVIPEAINQLAFLVISNDQAITLAAQSGQLELNVMIPLLADKLLESLTVLKRGVKIFRERCIEGIEANKERCEELLEDSLGLLTALNPYLGYELTTEIAKDVLNKGKKVRESILDRGIFSEEELNQILSPSQMTHPGIAAEKLYNTLKARK
- a CDS encoding DUF554 domain-containing protein codes for the protein MKGTIVNTLAIIIGGSLGGLLGNRLGDRFKEIVMQGLSLAVLLIGIQMALSTQNPTYIIFSLLIGGLIGELINIEAKLEKIGKWFERKLGNRGRVAEGFVQCSLIYCVGAMAIMGAIQDGLQQDPSTLYAKALLDGFSGIAFASTLGVGVILSAIPVFFYQGTITLLAGQAKMFLTEPIIAEMTATGGLLILAIALNLLNITKIKVGNLLPAIFISILLVYLF